AGCCGACCTAGCGGGAACATCCAGACTGCAGTACCCGCCCAATGTCAAGATAGTGCGGGTGATGTGTTCGGGTCGCGTCGACCCCGGTCACATACTCCGGGCCTTCGAGACTGGCGTCGACGGCATCCTCGTCGCGGGCTGTCACCCGGGCGACTGCCACTACATATCGGGGAACGAGAGGGCGGAGGAAAGAATCGAGACCGCCAAGGCGGTGGCGGAGATCATCGGCATCGGCGAGGACCGCATACGACTGGAGTGGATATCAGCGTCGGAGGGCTTGAGATTCGCCGAGGTCATCGAGGACTTCATCAAGGAGATCAGAGTCAAAGGGCCCAGCCCGGCGGGAGGCGACGCGTGATGGAACTCGATGAGGCGGTGAGGGACACGAACGTCCAGATGTGCTATTCCTGCGGGAAGTGCACTCTCGCCTGTCCCCTTACTCACGACGATCACATCTACTCCCCGCGAAGGATTGTGGAGACGATTCTCGCGCACGGAGAGGAAGGAATCAGTCCCGCCGAGATGTGGGAATGCCTCACGTGCAACGCCTGCTCCACGTACTGTCCGTCCGATGTGAAATTTCCCGCCTTCGTGAGGGAGATCAGAGGCGAACTCGTGAAGGACGGTTCGTACGGTGAGTGCTCCCATGCGGGGATCCTTCATTCGTTGATGAGACTGATGGCAGGAGGCCAGGTGAAGCAGAAGAGGCTGGAATGGCTGGATGACTCGCTGGAGACGAGTCCGAGGAGCAATGTCCTCCTGTTCGTCGGCTGTGCGCCGTACTACGATGCCGTTCTTAGTGAGCACGGGAGCCATACTGAGACCACGAAGAGCGCCGTCAAGCTTCTCAACAGCATTGGCATCAAGCCGCGTCTCCTCAAGGACGAGGTGTGCTGCGGGCACGACATGCTCTGGACAGGGGAGACGGAGACGTTCGAGGACCTGGAAAGAATCAACACCGAGAGGATCAACAAGTCGAAGGTGAAGAAGATCATCTTCACGTGCCCGGAGTGCTATGACACCTTCAAGGAGAACTACAAGGACCTGAGAGAGGACATCGAGCTGCACCACCTTGCTCAGTTCCTGGGCGATAGGATCGATGACCTCGAATTCAAGGAGAACGGCAAGAAGGTGACGTTCCAGGACTCGTGCAGACTGGGAAGGTTCCAGGGCATCTACGAGCCGCCGAGAGACCTCCTGCTCGCCGTTCCCGGCCTGGAACTCGTCGAGATGGAGGACAACAGGAAGAAATCGGTGTGCTGCGGGACCTCCTGCTGGATGAACTGCGACCAGGAATCCAAGAGAATACAGGTGGAGCGCCTGGAGGAGGCCTCGACGATCGCCGACATGATGATCACCGCTTGCCCCAAGTGCCTCATCCATTACAGATGCGCGATGGATGGGCAGAGCAAGCTCGACACAGACGTGAAGGACCTATTCGTGATGTTAGCTGAATCACTGGAGCCGTGACGGGATGGATGAAGAGGAAGAGATCAGGATTGGAGTGTACGTGTGCCACTGCGGGCTCAACATCGGAGCGACCGTTGACTGCGAAGAGGTCGCCGAGCACGCGAAGACCCTGGATGATGTGGTCTACACCGAGCACCAGATGTACACGTGCTCAGAGCCAGGACAGCAACAGATCAGGGACGACATAAAGGAGCACAGGCTCAACAGGGTCGTCGTTGCGTCATGCTCTCCCAAACTGCACGAGGAGACGTTCAGGAACGCGTGCGAAGAGGCGGGACTGAACAAGTACCTCCTCGAGATGGCGAACATCAGGGAGCACTGCAGCTGGGTCCATCTTCACGAGAAAGAGGGTGCGACGGACAAGGCGAAGGACCTCGTTGCGATGGCCGTCGCGAAGGCTCGCCTCCTGAGACCCCAGATAGAGAAGAAGGTCCCCGTGAAGAAGTCCGCGATGGTCATCGGCGGCGGAGTTGCGGGCATTCAGGCGGCCCTCGACCTCGGGGATTGCGGATACAAGGTCTACCTTGTGGAGAAGGAGGCCAGCATCGGCGGGAGGATGGCGCAGATAGACAAGACGTTCCCCACGATGGACTGCTCGATCTGCATACTGGCCCCGAAGATGTCAGAGGTCGGCCGGCATCCGAACGTGGAGGTGCTGACCAACGCGACCGTGAGACACATCGACGGCTACATCGGAAACTTCAGCGTCCTGATCTCGCAGAAGACCAGATACGTCACGGACGAGTGCACGGTGTGCGACGACTGCACCGACGTCTGTCCGGTCACAACACCGAATGAGTTCGATCTGGGCCTGACGACGAGAAAGGCGATCTACATACCATTCCCGCAGGCCATTCCGTCGAGCTTCATCGTCGATATGGACCTCTGCCTCAACGAGGCCAATGTCAGGGCCTGCAACAAGTGCATCGAAGCCTGCGACAAGGAGTGCATAGACTTCGACATGGACCCGGAGAAGGAGATCCAGATCGAGGTCGGAACAATCATAGTCGCAACTGGGATGAAAACCTTCGATCCCAGAGACCTGGAGGAGTATGGATACGGGAGATACACCGATGTCCTCACGACGCTGGAGTTCGAGAGGCTCATCAACGCGTCGGGACCCACGGAGGGTCACCTCATCCGACCCAGCGATGGAGAACAGCCGAAGAACGTGGCGTTCATTCAGTGCGTTGGATCGAGGACCGAGGACAGGGGA
Above is a genomic segment from Candidatus Thermoplasmatota archaeon containing:
- a CDS encoding hydrogenase iron-sulfur subunit yields the protein MKAPFEPKILAFCCNWCAYSGADLAGTSRLQYPPNVKIVRVMCSGRVDPGHILRAFETGVDGILVAGCHPGDCHYISGNERAEERIETAKAVAEIIGIGEDRIRLEWISASEGLRFAEVIEDFIKEIRVKGPSPAGGDA
- a CDS encoding (Fe-S)-binding protein; protein product: MELDEAVRDTNVQMCYSCGKCTLACPLTHDDHIYSPRRIVETILAHGEEGISPAEMWECLTCNACSTYCPSDVKFPAFVREIRGELVKDGSYGECSHAGILHSLMRLMAGGQVKQKRLEWLDDSLETSPRSNVLLFVGCAPYYDAVLSEHGSHTETTKSAVKLLNSIGIKPRLLKDEVCCGHDMLWTGETETFEDLERINTERINKSKVKKIIFTCPECYDTFKENYKDLREDIELHHLAQFLGDRIDDLEFKENGKKVTFQDSCRLGRFQGIYEPPRDLLLAVPGLELVEMEDNRKKSVCCGTSCWMNCDQESKRIQVERLEEASTIADMMITACPKCLIHYRCAMDGQSKLDTDVKDLFVMLAESLEP
- a CDS encoding hydrogenase iron-sulfur subunit, translated to MDEEEEIRIGVYVCHCGLNIGATVDCEEVAEHAKTLDDVVYTEHQMYTCSEPGQQQIRDDIKEHRLNRVVVASCSPKLHEETFRNACEEAGLNKYLLEMANIREHCSWVHLHEKEGATDKAKDLVAMAVAKARLLRPQIEKKVPVKKSAMVIGGGVAGIQAALDLGDCGYKVYLVEKEASIGGRMAQIDKTFPTMDCSICILAPKMSEVGRHPNVEVLTNATVRHIDGYIGNFSVLISQKTRYVTDECTVCDDCTDVCPVTTPNEFDLGLTTRKAIYIPFPQAIPSSFIVDMDLCLNEANVRACNKCIEACDKECIDFDMDPEKEIQIEVGTIIVATGMKTFDPRDLEEYGYGRYTDVLTTLEFERLINASGPTEGHLIRPSDGEQPKNVAFIQCVGSRTEDRGNPYCSNICCMETIKDALLIKEHWPEIEITVFYMDIRAFGKGFEDLYKRARQEGVRFIRGLPFDIKKNPDGTLRVRGENTTLQEIYDSDFGVVILSIGLEPQDDREDVQRLLNISTDSNGFFLEAHPKLKPIDTSTGGVFLAGTAEAPKDIKESVTQASAAAARANRLMIRGEVTVEALTPIVDAELCTGCGACEKVCPYGAITADKEAKLATVVEAACAGCGTCGAECPTGAITMRHFTDDQIMAQVDHALERDPQDKVLVFACNWCSYAGADLAGVSRMQYPTSSRVIRTMCSGRVAEKFVMRAFEKGAAAVLVSGCHLQDCHYISANQQTVKRVKRWKKKLERKGVDPDRLQLEWISAAEADRFASKMKEMDEIVSQVTKKDISKTKKALKAKA